A section of the Streptomyces sp. V3I8 genome encodes:
- a CDS encoding sugar ABC transporter substrate-binding protein: MARFRTWVSIALAGALGASLAGCSSTGGKRAEDARKAASVRGGAAVDTPRWTVAMITHSGDGDTFWDIVQSGAQQAADKDNIKFLYSHDDEGQQQAQLVDAAVDKGVDGIVVTLAKPDAMKSAVARAVKAGIPVITVNSGSKESKAFGALTHIGQDETIAGEAVGDELNGRGRKKALCILHEQGNVGHEQRCAGVRKTFDGTVQNLYVEGTDMSAVQSSIGAKLQADPSVDAVVTLGAPYADTAVKAREDAGSKAEVDTFDLNAKVAAALEDGTLGFAVDQQPYLQGYEAVDLLWLHKYNADTLGGGRPVLTGPQIVTKDQAAELKDYADRGTR, translated from the coding sequence GGTTTCGGACCTGGGTCAGCATCGCGTTGGCAGGGGCGCTGGGCGCATCCCTGGCCGGATGCAGCAGCACCGGCGGAAAGCGGGCCGAGGACGCCCGCAAGGCGGCGTCGGTCCGGGGCGGGGCCGCGGTGGACACGCCCCGCTGGACCGTCGCGATGATCACGCACTCCGGCGACGGCGACACCTTCTGGGACATCGTCCAGAGCGGCGCCCAGCAGGCCGCCGACAAGGACAACATCAAGTTCCTGTACTCGCACGACGACGAGGGCCAGCAGCAGGCACAACTGGTGGACGCGGCCGTGGACAAGGGCGTCGACGGCATCGTCGTCACGCTCGCCAAGCCCGACGCCATGAAGAGCGCAGTCGCCCGCGCCGTGAAGGCCGGCATCCCCGTGATCACCGTGAACTCCGGCTCCAAGGAGTCCAAGGCCTTCGGCGCGCTCACCCACATCGGCCAGGACGAGACGATCGCCGGTGAGGCCGTCGGCGACGAGCTGAACGGCCGCGGCCGCAAGAAGGCCCTCTGCATCCTGCACGAACAGGGCAACGTCGGCCACGAGCAGCGCTGCGCGGGCGTGCGGAAGACCTTCGACGGCACCGTCCAGAACCTCTACGTCGAGGGCACCGACATGTCCGCCGTCCAGTCCTCCATCGGCGCCAAGCTCCAGGCCGACCCGTCCGTCGACGCCGTCGTCACCCTCGGCGCGCCCTACGCGGACACCGCCGTCAAGGCCCGCGAGGACGCCGGCAGCAAGGCCGAGGTCGACACCTTCGACCTGAACGCCAAGGTCGCCGCCGCGCTCGAGGACGGCACCCTGGGCTTCGCCGTCGACCAGCAGCCCTACCTCCAGGGGTACGAGGCCGTCGACCTGCTCTGGCTGCACAAGTACAACGCCGACACCCTCGGCGGCGGCCGGCCCGTCCTCACCGGGCCGCAGATCGTCACCAAGGACCAGGCCGCCGAGCTCAAGGACTACGCGGACCGGGGGACCCGATGA